The following proteins are co-located in the Flammeovirga kamogawensis genome:
- a CDS encoding tetratricopeptide repeat protein, translating into MRVFNIHRSVLVGIGVYILMLLPFFASAQTEEKDSIKIEEHSISDIQVELDSLISNKYHIEATALADSLIDIANQNYSNTDERIVLLHKRIAEKFADNGYSNIASQYIQRGLAVLRSNPTPNYAFIGDMYIYLAQIFRHHQLSNIAINYYEQALEAYEQAEGKAHYFSLVNVYMTLGTFHYEIENYGTSSSYYTKASDVIAKMDTEYRADMVEILNRIATAQAKTGSFKVAIANLERSVKIALKVFGKNSLQLADQYESLASVYLQKGDYAKVNENATAFVRILVGNIGTNQRRQTYERRIADSFFARYQYHLSHKWYNKLFEDVIISTKDVEELQNLTDWYIQIGEKFERVKQDSIAFLVFDESLKLNQKQFGEDNLKAAEIYHLLSRSKTKLEQFVEAETYTNKAYQIEWELGTEKDSTQIAVQNIDLAGLLLMKGDTLEASILYHNVIDLEKDRQSRWKAIAFNNLTMIKYGNQEYDSAYFYGNSLLEYYQTNYGRDYIKTLGCYLLLGNIVYETGDEETAVEKFYSKPIRLAPKLFLKNNEVSYKANINLSNYYLAVNKEDLSRRYERNAREIQVVIFSEEKNIP; encoded by the coding sequence GTGAGAGTATTTAATATACATAGAAGTGTGCTTGTAGGGATTGGTGTGTATATATTAATGCTGTTGCCTTTTTTTGCGTCTGCACAAACCGAAGAGAAAGACTCCATTAAAATTGAAGAACATTCTATTTCTGATATTCAGGTAGAGTTAGATTCTTTAATTTCTAATAAATACCATATCGAAGCTACTGCACTTGCAGATAGTCTTATCGATATTGCTAATCAAAATTATAGTAATACAGACGAAAGAATAGTATTACTTCATAAAAGGATTGCTGAAAAATTTGCAGATAACGGTTATTCTAACATTGCGTCTCAATATATTCAAAGAGGTTTAGCTGTTCTCAGGTCAAACCCTACACCTAACTATGCTTTTATTGGTGATATGTATATTTATCTTGCTCAGATATTTAGACATCATCAGTTATCTAATATTGCGATAAATTATTATGAACAGGCTTTAGAGGCTTATGAACAAGCAGAAGGAAAAGCACATTACTTTTCATTAGTGAATGTTTATATGACTTTAGGTACTTTTCATTATGAAATAGAAAATTACGGTACATCTAGTTCTTATTATACAAAAGCATCTGATGTAATCGCTAAAATGGATACTGAGTACCGTGCAGACATGGTAGAAATTCTTAATAGAATTGCTACAGCACAAGCAAAAACAGGTTCTTTTAAAGTGGCAATTGCCAATTTGGAACGTTCAGTTAAAATTGCATTAAAAGTTTTTGGAAAGAACTCATTGCAACTTGCAGATCAGTACGAATCTCTTGCTTCTGTTTATTTACAAAAAGGAGATTATGCTAAGGTAAATGAAAATGCAACAGCATTTGTTCGAATTTTAGTAGGTAATATTGGTACAAATCAAAGAAGACAAACCTATGAAAGAAGAATAGCAGATTCTTTTTTTGCGAGATATCAATATCACCTATCACACAAATGGTATAATAAATTATTTGAGGATGTAATTATTTCTACAAAAGATGTTGAAGAATTACAAAACTTAACAGATTGGTATATTCAAATTGGAGAAAAATTTGAAAGAGTAAAACAAGATTCTATCGCATTTTTAGTATTTGATGAATCTTTAAAACTAAATCAAAAACAATTCGGAGAAGATAATCTTAAAGCAGCAGAAATTTATCATCTTTTATCTAGAAGTAAAACAAAATTAGAGCAGTTTGTAGAGGCAGAAACGTATACAAATAAAGCATATCAAATTGAATGGGAATTAGGTACAGAAAAAGATAGTACCCAAATAGCAGTTCAAAATATTGATTTGGCAGGGCTGTTATTAATGAAAGGAGATACCTTAGAGGCATCTATACTTTATCATAATGTAATTGACTTAGAGAAAGACCGACAAAGTAGATGGAAGGCTATTGCATTCAATAATTTAACCATGATCAAATATGGTAATCAAGAGTATGATTCAGCATATTTTTATGGAAATTCTTTATTAGAATATTACCAAACAAACTACGGTAGAGATTATATAAAAACGCTTGGATGTTATCTTTTACTAGGGAATATAGTTTATGAAACTGGAGACGAAGAAACAGCCGTAGAGAAATTTTATAGTAAACCAATACGTTTAGCACCAAAATTATTTTTAAAGAATAATGAGGTCTCTTATAAGGCCAATATTAATTTATCTAATTATTATTTAGCTGTAAACAAAGAAGACCTGTCTCGCAGGTACGAAAGAAACGCACGTGAGATACAGGTCGTAATATTTTCAGAAGAGAAAAATATACCGTAA
- a CDS encoding peptidylprolyl isomerase, with amino-acid sequence MAIITKIREKSGVAVGFIALGLILFMVGGDLFSPNSTLLGNNKNIVGEIGGQEIELRQFSELVDQIKSNYPTPPNEQQMQGVRQMAWNELIYREAYGQQIEELGITITPEELNDMISGNNISPEFGQYFRDSTGQVSRENIKMYLASLKQQGPTSPQYQQFLGFEQQIKTSRSRIKYENLISRTYFASDLEGKKEYEKQNDKVEIAYVNVPFYSMPDSVVNVTESDAKAYYNANQEEFKRDANRGIEFVTFKVQASEGDKKNLEDEMKDLSISFARTSNDTAFVESHTDGNANFMSVNMTGLPSVLDADQLETGKVYGPFFAAGSYRDYKVLGESTDSVYSAKASHILFKNDKDDAAAKKEAYATLRKIQNGENFEELAKKVGDAAPTTKSRGGDLQWFSEGRMVPAFDKAVFSARKTGLINRVVKTEFGYHIIKVTAVKTKKMFDLAVVEKKLTPSDATVNEAYRKASVFAASVKGGRKDFEKIAEDQKIFIEQALTIAPTATFINSLRGNSVRQVIRWAYNDADVNDVSEVFDLDDRFIVATLMSAREEGIADFAEVKNEAKVQATKGKKAEAIAAKLNKLSGKSIEDIRKGYGNGAKSDIASDLSLNDVSIQGVGLAPKAIGTAFGLKQGEVSKPIIDENSVLVVKVRKADKALETADYSIYQRQVEGRYVRSANYNILEAVKTLSDVKDNRYKFF; translated from the coding sequence ATGGCAATAATTACGAAGATCCGAGAAAAATCTGGCGTTGCAGTTGGATTCATCGCGTTAGGTCTGATTTTATTTATGGTTGGAGGAGATTTATTCTCACCTAACTCAACACTACTTGGTAACAACAAAAATATTGTTGGTGAAATTGGTGGACAAGAAATCGAATTAAGACAATTTAGTGAGTTAGTCGATCAGATTAAATCAAACTACCCAACTCCTCCTAATGAGCAACAAATGCAAGGAGTACGTCAAATGGCATGGAACGAGTTAATCTACCGTGAAGCATATGGACAACAAATTGAAGAGTTAGGTATCACGATTACTCCTGAAGAGTTAAATGATATGATCTCTGGAAATAACATTTCTCCAGAATTCGGTCAATACTTTAGAGATTCTACTGGTCAAGTGAGCAGAGAGAATATCAAAATGTACTTAGCTTCTTTAAAGCAGCAAGGACCAACTTCTCCTCAGTACCAACAATTCTTAGGATTTGAACAACAAATAAAAACTTCTCGTAGCCGTATTAAATACGAAAACTTGATTTCAAGAACTTACTTTGCTTCTGATCTTGAAGGAAAGAAAGAATACGAAAAGCAAAATGATAAAGTAGAAATTGCATATGTAAATGTACCTTTCTATTCTATGCCAGATTCTGTAGTTAATGTAACTGAGTCTGATGCTAAAGCATATTACAATGCTAACCAAGAAGAATTTAAGCGTGATGCTAACAGAGGTATCGAATTCGTTACATTTAAAGTTCAGGCTTCTGAGGGAGACAAAAAGAACTTAGAAGATGAAATGAAAGACCTTTCGATTTCTTTTGCAAGAACATCGAACGATACTGCTTTTGTAGAATCACATACAGATGGAAATGCAAACTTCATGTCAGTTAATATGACTGGTCTTCCATCAGTATTAGATGCAGATCAATTAGAAACTGGAAAAGTTTACGGACCTTTCTTTGCAGCAGGTTCTTACAGAGATTATAAAGTTTTAGGAGAGTCTACAGATTCTGTTTATTCTGCTAAAGCATCTCACATCTTATTCAAAAATGATAAAGATGATGCTGCTGCTAAAAAAGAAGCATATGCTACTTTAAGAAAAATTCAAAATGGTGAAAACTTTGAAGAATTAGCAAAGAAAGTAGGTGATGCTGCTCCAACAACTAAATCAAGAGGTGGAGATTTACAGTGGTTCTCTGAAGGTCGTATGGTACCTGCATTCGATAAAGCTGTATTTTCAGCTAGAAAAACAGGTTTAATCAATAGAGTTGTAAAAACTGAATTTGGTTACCATATCATTAAAGTAACTGCAGTGAAAACTAAGAAAATGTTTGATCTAGCTGTTGTAGAGAAAAAATTAACTCCTTCTGATGCTACAGTAAATGAAGCATACCGTAAGGCATCTGTATTTGCTGCATCTGTTAAAGGTGGTAGAAAAGACTTTGAAAAAATTGCTGAAGATCAAAAAATCTTTATTGAGCAAGCATTAACAATTGCTCCAACTGCAACATTTATCAATAGCTTAAGAGGAAATAGTGTTAGACAGGTTATTCGTTGGGCATATAATGATGCAGACGTAAATGACGTTTCTGAAGTATTTGATCTTGATGATCGCTTTATCGTAGCAACTTTAATGAGTGCTCGTGAAGAAGGAATTGCTGATTTTGCTGAAGTTAAAAACGAAGCTAAAGTTCAAGCAACTAAAGGTAAAAAAGCAGAAGCTATTGCAGCTAAATTAAATAAGCTTTCTGGTAAATCTATTGAAGATATCAGAAAAGGTTATGGTAATGGTGCAAAATCAGATATTGCTTCTGACCTATCTTTAAACGATGTTTCTATCCAAGGTGTAGGTCTTGCTCCTAAAGCAATTGGTACTGCATTTGGTTTAAAACAAGGTGAAGTATCGAAACCAATCATTGATGAAAATAGTGTATTAGTTGTTAAAGTAAGAAAGGCTGATAAAGCTTTAGAAACTGCTGACTACTCTATTTACCAACGTCAGGTTGAAGGTAGATACGTAAGATCTGCTAATTACAATATCTTAGAAGCTGTAAAGACTCTTTCTGATGTGAAAGATAACCGTTACAAGTTCTTCTAG
- the mnmD gene encoding tRNA (5-methylaminomethyl-2-thiouridine)(34)-methyltransferase MnmD, with protein MAKIKVIETGDGSSSLYNEALNETYHSSHGALTESRYVFVQSGWDAIREAKKEVTILEVGMGTGLNVILMVEQALKYPDVTIKMTTLEPYPLTAGLLQELNYTALLTDELTPYFEQIHSCNWEEEVAILPNFILTKKKETLETFIAPKNRGFDVIFFDAFAPNKQPEVWSVENLEKCFAATIDQGIFVTYCAKGQLRRDLVSVGYDVERYPGPPGKREMLRGWKK; from the coding sequence ATGGCTAAAATTAAAGTAATTGAAACAGGTGATGGCTCTAGCTCATTATATAATGAGGCGTTAAACGAGACTTATCACTCTTCTCATGGAGCACTTACAGAGTCTAGGTATGTATTTGTACAATCTGGATGGGATGCTATTAGAGAAGCAAAGAAAGAGGTAACTATCTTGGAAGTAGGCATGGGTACTGGATTAAATGTGATTTTAATGGTAGAGCAGGCTTTAAAATATCCTGATGTTACTATTAAAATGACAACTTTAGAACCCTATCCTCTAACAGCTGGTTTACTTCAAGAGCTGAATTATACGGCACTTTTAACGGATGAACTTACGCCTTATTTTGAACAAATACATTCTTGCAATTGGGAAGAAGAGGTAGCAATCTTACCTAATTTTATTCTTACCAAAAAGAAAGAAACTTTAGAAACATTCATAGCTCCTAAAAATAGAGGGTTTGATGTTATTTTCTTCGATGCTTTTGCTCCTAATAAACAGCCAGAAGTATGGTCTGTGGAGAACCTTGAAAAATGCTTTGCTGCTACTATAGATCAAGGGATATTTGTAACTTATTGTGCAAAAGGGCAGTTAAGAAGAGACTTGGTAAGTGTGGGGTACGATGTTGAAAGGTACCCAGGACCTCCAGGTAAACGAGAGATGTTAAGAGGTTGGAAGAAATAA
- the nadD gene encoding nicotinate (nicotinamide) nucleotide adenylyltransferase, with amino-acid sequence MKVGLFFGSFNPIHVGHLILANAMLQNGNLDEVWFVVSPHNPFKKKNTLLHEFDRLDMVNAAIDGNFKFRSSDIEFRMPKPSYTVDTLAYLSSKHPHFDFKLIVGEDNLSGFKKWKNHEIILDDYGLLVYPRPKAKDSDLKEHDNVQMIDAPMVDISATFIRNSIKDEKDIRYLVPESVLKLISSRNFYQ; translated from the coding sequence ATGAAAGTAGGACTATTTTTTGGATCATTTAACCCTATTCATGTAGGGCACTTAATCCTTGCAAATGCAATGCTGCAAAATGGAAATTTAGATGAAGTGTGGTTTGTTGTTTCACCTCATAACCCTTTTAAAAAGAAGAATACATTATTGCATGAGTTTGATCGTTTAGATATGGTGAATGCTGCAATTGATGGAAATTTTAAATTTAGATCATCAGATATTGAATTTAGAATGCCTAAACCGAGTTATACTGTGGATACCTTAGCATATTTATCTTCAAAACACCCACATTTTGATTTTAAGTTGATTGTAGGTGAGGATAATTTATCAGGTTTTAAAAAGTGGAAAAACCATGAAATCATTTTAGATGATTATGGACTACTTGTTTACCCTAGACCAAAAGCGAAAGATTCTGATTTAAAAGAGCATGATAATGTACAAATGATAGATGCACCTATGGTTGATATATCAGCTACATTTATTAGAAATTCGATAAAGGATGAAAAAGATATTAGGTATTTAGTACCAGAAAGTGTCTTGAAGTTGATAAGCAGTAGAAATTTTTATCAATAA
- a CDS encoding M1 family metallopeptidase, with product MISNYKHAIFCALLLSSSLNACKTVKPAAADQAAIETPDTPITPEILPEEDTTQPEWISKGGPYQAAYDRSFNLLHTQLKVSFDWEKQHMSGDAILTLQPHFYSQKDVILDAKNFDIHKVELVDKNQKVLKSLDYTYDSIQITIALDKSYSRNDVCSIHISYTAKPNERESHGSEAITSDKGLYFINPLGDEIGKPQQIWTQGETAANSCWFPTFDHPNVKMKQDVFITVQNKYVTLSNGKLVSQQKNSDGTRTDHWKQELPHSVYLTMMTVGDFAIVKDEWRGKEVSYYVEPAFEKYARTIFGNTPEMLEFFSERFNYDYPWAKYSQVIIRDFVSGAMENTTASTFMESVQVDDREKLDQDWDFIVAHELFHHWFGDLVTSESWSNLPLNESWANYSEYLWREHKISKDEADYALQSELDSYLAESETKQEPLIRYHYQNKEDMFDSHSYAKGGYTLNLLRHTIGDDAFFQGASLYLKENAFKAAEIAHLRLAFEEVTGQDLNWFFNQWFMEAGHPDLFIKDSFSNGKVKLLVQQRQDPEYTPIYKIPTTVEFWWNDGHSEQRQITVKEASETFSFAFAEKPSLIIFDTEHIIPAVITHSKNTEAYLQQANVATNIMHRVEAILQLGDMITADPSLIAKLNTYLKDPFWGIRETTATIFDGYKGTGDLNPTIAILRDLVKNDPKSTVRATALSTLSSIDENFLPTAQQALNDSSYMVIATSLYATSAIEGPSIVPTLEKFADARNPNIVFVSSMIYAELGTEGKLPWYDAKLAEMNDQYRQYMFRTMTGYILSLQNEEEKEKAVDIVLKYAQNRGSSTQTKIAAYQALSPLLEDETLKGKIEEALNKETDKDVIDALKQQGY from the coding sequence ATGATATCAAATTATAAACATGCCATCTTTTGTGCTCTTCTTTTAAGTAGTTCTTTAAATGCGTGTAAAACGGTTAAACCTGCCGCTGCTGATCAAGCTGCAATTGAAACACCAGATACACCTATTACACCAGAAATATTACCAGAAGAAGATACTACTCAACCTGAGTGGATTTCTAAAGGTGGTCCATATCAAGCTGCATATGATCGTTCTTTTAATTTACTACACACACAATTAAAAGTAAGCTTTGATTGGGAAAAACAACACATGAGTGGGGATGCAATATTGACTTTACAACCGCATTTCTATTCTCAAAAAGATGTTATTTTAGATGCAAAAAACTTTGATATTCATAAAGTTGAACTTGTTGATAAAAATCAAAAAGTATTAAAAAGCTTAGACTACACATATGATAGTATACAAATTACTATAGCACTAGATAAATCTTATTCTAGAAATGATGTATGTTCTATTCATATTTCATACACTGCTAAGCCAAATGAAAGAGAAAGTCATGGGAGTGAAGCTATCACATCAGACAAAGGACTTTATTTTATCAATCCTTTAGGTGATGAAATAGGAAAACCACAACAAATCTGGACACAAGGAGAAACTGCTGCAAACTCTTGTTGGTTCCCTACATTCGATCATCCAAATGTAAAAATGAAGCAAGATGTATTTATCACTGTACAAAATAAATACGTAACGCTATCAAATGGTAAGCTCGTTTCTCAACAAAAAAATAGTGATGGAACACGTACTGACCATTGGAAACAAGAATTACCACACTCAGTATATTTAACAATGATGACTGTTGGTGATTTTGCTATTGTAAAAGATGAATGGAGAGGAAAAGAAGTTAGTTATTATGTGGAACCAGCTTTTGAAAAATACGCAAGAACAATTTTTGGTAATACACCAGAAATGCTAGAATTTTTCTCTGAAAGATTTAATTATGATTACCCTTGGGCTAAATACTCTCAAGTAATAATTAGAGATTTTGTATCTGGAGCAATGGAAAATACGACAGCTTCAACCTTTATGGAGTCTGTACAAGTAGATGATAGAGAAAAACTAGATCAAGATTGGGATTTTATTGTTGCTCACGAACTTTTCCATCATTGGTTTGGTGATTTAGTAACTTCAGAATCATGGTCTAATTTACCACTAAATGAATCTTGGGCAAACTACTCTGAATACCTTTGGAGAGAACATAAAATTAGTAAAGATGAGGCGGATTATGCTTTACAATCTGAACTAGATAGTTATTTAGCAGAATCAGAAACTAAGCAAGAACCACTAATTCGTTACCACTATCAAAATAAAGAAGATATGTTTGATAGCCATTCTTACGCAAAAGGTGGTTATACTTTAAACTTACTTCGTCATACTATTGGTGATGATGCATTTTTTCAAGGTGCTTCTTTATACTTAAAAGAAAATGCTTTTAAGGCAGCAGAAATTGCTCATTTAAGATTAGCATTTGAGGAAGTGACAGGTCAAGATCTTAATTGGTTCTTTAATCAATGGTTTATGGAGGCGGGGCACCCAGACCTATTCATTAAAGATTCTTTTAGTAATGGTAAAGTAAAATTATTAGTTCAGCAGCGTCAGGATCCAGAGTATACTCCTATCTACAAAATTCCTACAACAGTTGAATTTTGGTGGAACGATGGTCATTCTGAGCAAAGACAAATTACAGTAAAAGAAGCTAGTGAAACATTTTCTTTTGCATTTGCAGAAAAACCGAGTTTAATCATTTTTGATACTGAGCATATTATACCAGCTGTAATAACACATTCAAAAAACACAGAAGCCTATTTACAGCAGGCAAATGTAGCCACTAATATTATGCATAGGGTAGAAGCTATATTACAATTAGGTGATATGATAACTGCAGACCCCTCTTTAATAGCTAAATTAAATACATATTTAAAAGATCCTTTTTGGGGTATTAGAGAAACAACAGCTACTATTTTTGATGGATACAAAGGTACTGGAGATCTTAACCCAACTATTGCAATTCTTCGTGATCTTGTAAAGAATGACCCTAAATCTACTGTAAGAGCAACTGCATTAAGTACATTAAGTTCAATTGATGAAAACTTCTTGCCTACTGCACAACAGGCATTAAATGATAGTTCTTATATGGTAATTGCGACTTCTTTATATGCAACATCTGCTATTGAAGGACCTAGTATTGTTCCAACTTTAGAGAAGTTTGCAGACGCAAGAAACCCTAATATTGTATTCGTATCTTCTATGATTTATGCTGAATTGGGTACTGAAGGTAAACTGCCTTGGTATGATGCTAAATTAGCAGAAATGAATGATCAGTATAGACAGTATATGTTTAGAACAATGACTGGTTATATTCTTTCATTACAAAATGAAGAGGAAAAAGAAAAGGCAGTTGATATTGTTTTAAAATATGCTCAAAATCGTGGTAGTAGCACACAAACTAAAATTGCTGCATATCAAGCCTTAAGTCCTTTATTAGAAGATGAAACTTTAAAAGGTAAAATAGAAGAAGCTTTAAATAAAGAAACTGACAAAGATGTTATTGATGCATTAAAACAACAAGGCTACTAA
- the hslV gene encoding ATP-dependent protease subunit HslV: MEKIRSTTVLAVKKNGQVALGADGQATFGNTVAKSNVKKVRTLMGGKILCGFAGSTADAFTLMERFQEKLNAFGEGNMKRAAIELAKDWRTDRYLRKLEAMMIVADKNDVLIISGTGDVIEPDHDIAAIGSGSMYAQSAALALKKHAPDMTAEDMVREGLDIAADICIYTNHNFVIETVKE, from the coding sequence ATGGAAAAAATTAGATCAACAACCGTCCTTGCTGTTAAGAAAAACGGTCAAGTGGCATTGGGTGCCGATGGGCAGGCAACATTTGGAAATACAGTTGCAAAAAGTAATGTTAAAAAAGTAAGAACATTAATGGGAGGTAAAATTCTTTGTGGTTTTGCTGGTTCTACTGCAGATGCATTTACATTAATGGAACGTTTTCAAGAAAAATTAAATGCTTTTGGCGAGGGTAATATGAAACGTGCAGCTATTGAATTAGCAAAAGATTGGCGTACGGATCGTTATTTAAGAAAGTTAGAAGCAATGATGATTGTTGCTGACAAAAATGACGTACTAATTATTTCTGGAACAGGTGATGTGATAGAACCTGATCATGATATTGCAGCTATCGGTTCTGGTAGTATGTATGCACAATCTGCAGCTTTAGCATTAAAAAAGCATGCTCCAGACATGACAGCAGAAGATATGGTAAGAGAAGGTTTAGATATTGCTGCAGACATTTGTATCTACACTAACCATAATTTTGTTATTGAAACAGTAAAAGAATAA
- a CDS encoding 1-aminocyclopropane-1-carboxylate deaminase/D-cysteine desulfhydrase — MDYLEQPSENTPMQEIKDPILEQNGVRLFVKRDDLTHPEVSGNKWRKLKYNLLKAKEEGYSTLLTFGGAYSNHIHAFAAAGKLYGMKTIGVIRGEEHLPLNKTLNFATSQGMELTYLDRTSFRDYKAAIPKLREQFGDFYMAPMGGSNQLALEGVAELGEEINNFNQKVDYVCAACGTGGTLAGLINSIKSNTKIIGFPALKGGEFLYDDINGFLSSKENININWSLNTTYHFGGYAKKKPELLAFMEDFKEKHHIELERIYTGKMMYGVIDLIKNGFFERGSIIVALHSGGLQINR, encoded by the coding sequence ATGGATTATTTAGAGCAACCCTCTGAAAATACTCCAATGCAAGAAATAAAGGACCCTATTCTAGAACAGAATGGGGTCCGTTTGTTTGTAAAAAGAGATGATTTAACACATCCGGAGGTTTCAGGAAATAAATGGAGAAAATTAAAGTACAACCTTTTAAAAGCGAAGGAGGAAGGGTATTCAACTTTGCTTACTTTTGGAGGAGCTTACTCTAACCATATTCATGCTTTTGCAGCTGCAGGAAAGTTATATGGTATGAAAACAATAGGTGTTATTAGAGGAGAGGAACACCTTCCTTTAAATAAAACATTGAATTTTGCTACTTCTCAGGGTATGGAACTTACGTACCTAGATCGTACATCATTTAGAGATTATAAAGCTGCAATACCAAAATTAAGAGAACAATTTGGCGATTTTTATATGGCCCCAATGGGAGGATCAAATCAATTGGCATTAGAAGGGGTTGCAGAATTAGGTGAGGAGATTAATAATTTTAATCAAAAAGTTGATTATGTGTGTGCTGCTTGTGGAACAGGTGGTACTTTGGCAGGGTTAATCAATTCTATAAAGAGTAACACTAAAATTATAGGTTTTCCAGCTTTAAAAGGAGGAGAATTTTTATATGATGATATTAATGGATTTTTATCTTCTAAAGAAAATATAAATATTAATTGGTCTTTAAATACTACTTACCACTTTGGAGGATACGCTAAAAAGAAACCTGAATTATTGGCATTTATGGAAGATTTTAAAGAAAAACATCACATAGAGCTAGAGCGAATTTATACTGGAAAAATGATGTATGGAGTAATTGATCTGATTAAAAATGGATTTTTTGAACGTGGTAGTATTATAGTTGCTTTACACTCTGGAGGGTTACAAATAAATAGATAA
- a CDS encoding ribose-phosphate pyrophosphokinase encodes MSSVKIFSASGTEYLASKIAHSYGKSLGDVVLQRFSDGEISTHFNESVRGCDVFIIQSTCPPADNLLELLLLIDAAKRASAQTVTVLLPYFGYARQDRKDKPRVGIGAKLIANLLTAAGATRVVTCELHADQIQGFFDIPVVHLQSSPIFVPYIESLGLDNLTFASPDVGGAKRARSYAKHFKADIVMCDKHRERANEVASMQVIGDVKDKNVILIDDLADTAGTLCNAAEIIMEKGAKSVRAICTHGVLSGPAYDRVAASVLEELVVTDTLQVENREKIRVLSVAELFAKAIRKIQDHESISSLFI; translated from the coding sequence ATGTCTTCAGTTAAAATCTTTTCAGCTTCGGGAACAGAATATCTCGCTAGCAAAATTGCACACTCTTATGGTAAATCTTTAGGAGATGTAGTTCTTCAACGTTTTAGTGATGGAGAAATTTCTACTCACTTCAACGAGTCTGTTAGAGGCTGTGATGTATTTATCATCCAATCTACTTGTCCACCAGCAGATAATTTATTAGAATTATTATTGTTGATTGATGCTGCTAAAAGAGCATCTGCACAAACTGTTACTGTCTTACTACCATATTTCGGATATGCACGTCAAGATAGAAAAGACAAGCCTAGAGTGGGAATTGGAGCAAAATTGATTGCAAACCTTTTAACTGCAGCAGGAGCAACACGTGTAGTAACATGTGAACTTCATGCAGATCAAATTCAAGGTTTCTTCGATATCCCAGTTGTTCACCTTCAAAGTTCACCAATTTTTGTTCCTTACATTGAGAGCTTAGGTTTAGATAACCTTACTTTTGCTTCTCCTGATGTTGGAGGTGCAAAAAGAGCGAGATCTTATGCAAAGCACTTTAAAGCAGATATCGTTATGTGTGATAAACACCGCGAAAGAGCTAATGAAGTTGCATCTATGCAAGTTATTGGTGATGTTAAAGATAAGAACGTAATTCTTATTGATGACCTTGCAGATACTGCTGGAACTTTATGTAACGCTGCAGAGATTATTATGGAAAAAGGTGCTAAATCTGTAAGAGCAATTTGTACACATGGTGTACTTTCTGGTCCTGCATATGATAGAGTAGCTGCTTCTGTATTAGAAGAATTAGTAGTAACAGATACATTACAGGTAGAGAACAGAGAAAAAATTCGCGTTCTTTCTGTAGCAGAGTTATTTGCTAAGGCAATTAGAAAGATTCAAGATCACGAATCAATTAGTTCTCTATTTATCTAA
- a CDS encoding 50S ribosomal protein L25/general stress protein Ctc, which produces MKTVEIVGYKREALGKKSAKDLRKEGLAPCVVYGGEEPIHFAVPMYLFKDIIYTPAVCFVKINIEGVEKTAILQDYQLHPISEVLLHADFLELKEDTPIKMDVPLSFTGKSPGIQQGGKLVAKIRKIKVKALPANMPESVEVSIEGMELGKSVRVGAIKPDNYEILYNDSVTVASVAIPRALRSAMDAAAE; this is translated from the coding sequence ATGAAAACAGTTGAAATCGTTGGTTACAAGCGTGAGGCTTTAGGAAAAAAAAGTGCTAAAGACTTAAGAAAAGAAGGTCTTGCTCCATGTGTAGTATATGGTGGCGAAGAGCCAATTCACTTTGCAGTACCAATGTACTTGTTCAAAGATATCATTTATACTCCTGCTGTTTGTTTCGTTAAGATCAACATCGAAGGTGTAGAAAAAACTGCTATCTTACAAGATTACCAACTTCACCCAATCTCTGAAGTATTGCTTCACGCAGACTTCTTAGAATTGAAAGAAGATACTCCTATCAAAATGGACGTTCCTTTATCTTTCACTGGTAAATCTCCTGGTATCCAACAAGGTGGTAAACTAGTTGCTAAAATCAGAAAGATTAAAGTAAAAGCACTTCCTGCTAACATGCCAGAAAGCGTTGAAGTATCTATTGAAGGTATGGAACTTGGTAAGTCAGTACGTGTTGGTGCTATCAAGCCTGATAACTATGAGATCCTTTATAACGACTCAGTTACAGTTGCATCAGTTGCTATTCCTAGAGCTTTACGTTCTGCTATGGACGCAGCAGCAGAGTAA